The following are encoded together in the Bacteroidota bacterium genome:
- a CDS encoding type II toxin-antitoxin system PemK/MazF family toxin, with product MKQRDIYLTDLNPVKGSEQKGIRPVVIISGNTMNDNLHICIVCPLTTKIKNYAGCIVLNKNNINNLEQDSEVITFQVRAISKDRMLKKIGEISTEQLSVIKNGLMEIMTY from the coding sequence ATGAAGCAAAGGGATATTTACCTGACAGATTTGAATCCTGTAAAGGGGAGTGAGCAAAAAGGAATACGTCCTGTAGTTATTATTAGTGGTAATACCATGAATGATAACCTTCACATTTGCATAGTATGCCCTTTGACCACCAAAATAAAGAATTATGCAGGATGTATCGTCCTTAACAAAAACAATATCAATAACCTTGAACAGGATTCGGAAGTCATAACCTTCCAGGTTAGGGCAATTTCAAAAGACAGGATGTTAAAAAAGATTGGCGAAATAAGCACAGAGCAACTGAGTGTGATTAAAAACGGATTGATGGAGATAATGACTTATTGA
- a CDS encoding ribbon-helix-helix domain-containing protein translates to MKGNIVLTTSLPAGLVSMIHEYSKKFGVPRNRILEEALKSYFERLKKAEYKHSFLRASRDEEMLTMAEEGLSDYLKILDE, encoded by the coding sequence ATGAAAGGAAACATCGTACTTACAACTTCATTGCCGGCAGGATTGGTCAGTATGATCCATGAATATTCAAAGAAATTCGGAGTACCCAGGAACAGGATCCTGGAAGAAGCTCTAAAGTCATATTTTGAAAGACTGAAAAAGGCTGAATACAAACATTCATTTCTCAGGGCATCCAGGGATGAAGAAATGCTGACCATGGCAGAGGAAGGTTTATCGGATTATCTTAAAATCCTGGACGAATGA